Genomic segment of bacterium:
AGCCGTTGTTTCGTCCGCGACTTGACCGGGCTGATTTCCTTGAACTCGGTCTCCCAATACCGGAGAACGTAAGGCTCCACCCCGGCGATACGCGCGACCTCGCCGATCTTGAAGTAGAGCTTGTCGGGTATAGTCGGCGAGGGTTCCCGCTCTCTCCCCGAAGCCCTCATCTGTTCCACATCTTGGCTCATCGCTCACTCCGTCCTAAGCGAAGCTTAGGGCTTCGTTCGCTAGGGGTTCGCCGCCCCGCCGTCGCCGGCGGCCTTCCCGCCCTTGTTCAAGGCCTGTTTCAAGACCTGGCTGGGGCGGAACGTGAGGACCCGCCGCGCCGAGATCTCGATGGCCTCTCCGGTCTGCGGATTGCGGCCAACGCGGGGTCGCTTTTCCCTCACGATGAAATTGCCGAACCCGGAGATCTTGATCTTCTCGCCCTTTTCGAGCGTCTCCTTCATCATGTTGAAGACCAGCTCGACGATGTCGCTCGATTCCTTCTTTGAGAAACCGATTTTGGTGTAGACGTTTTCGATGATTTCCGCCTTCGTCATGTCACCCTCCCTGGTTGAATATTATCTGATTTCGGCACCAAATTCCCGGCAAACTCCCTGAACCACCTTCTGAAAGACCTCGTTGATCTCCGGATCCGTCAACGTGCGGTCGGGCCGGCCCATCCGAATCGAAAACGCGAGGCTCTTCTTGCCCGCCGCGATCTGGCCGCCCCGGTAGAGGTCGAACACGCGGGCGTCCGTGATGACGTGGTCCTGCCGGCGGATGAAACGGACCAGCGCGCCCGCCTCCGTCCCTTCCTCCACGACGACCGCCAGGTCGCGTTCGACCATCGGCGTTCGGGGAAACTCCCGGTAGCGGCGTTCCGCCCGCTCCATCCCCGCGACGCCGGGCCAATCGAGCTCGAAGACGTGAAGGGACTTCTTCACGTCCAAACGGGCGAGCACGTCCGGA
This window contains:
- a CDS encoding integration host factor subunit alpha → MTKAEIIENVYTKIGFSKKESSDIVELVFNMMKETLEKGEKIKISGFGNFIVREKRPRVGRNPQTGEAIEISARRVLTFRPSQVLKQALNKGGKAAGDGGAANP